The Myxococcota bacterium genome has a segment encoding these proteins:
- a CDS encoding NAD(P)/FAD-dependent oxidoreductase: protein MSAPARAADGVDVVVVGAGVVGLASAAALASAGRGVVVLERAARIATATTSRNSGVLHAGLYYPPGSLAAHACVEGRALTVARCRERGIDWRETGKLVVACAPDEVPRLEALAANARACGAPDVELVDAAFASAREPHVRAVAALWSPRTGIVDAVGLAASFAAEAEASGAACLTSREVVGLARTRDGWRVDVREPDGARGAIAALAVVDAAGLEADRVAALAGIDVDAAGLRLHPCKGSYFALAPGAPLAFRGLVYPLPAGGGLGVHATLDLGGRVRFGPDAEYVAPEARDDVRVDPAKAAAFARAIARYAPGIREEWLAPDDAGVRPKLAGPGEPFRDFVVREESAHGAPGFVSCVGIESPGLTAAASLARRVAALLASL from the coding sequence GTGAGCGCGCCGGCGCGCGCCGCGGACGGCGTCGACGTCGTCGTCGTCGGCGCGGGCGTCGTCGGGCTCGCGAGCGCGGCGGCGCTCGCGAGCGCGGGGCGCGGCGTCGTCGTGCTCGAGCGCGCGGCGCGCATCGCGACGGCGACGACGAGCCGCAACAGCGGCGTGCTGCACGCCGGGCTCTACTACCCGCCCGGCTCGCTCGCCGCGCACGCGTGCGTCGAGGGGCGCGCGCTCACCGTCGCGCGCTGTCGCGAGCGCGGCATCGACTGGCGCGAGACGGGCAAGCTCGTCGTCGCGTGCGCGCCCGACGAGGTGCCGCGGCTCGAGGCGCTCGCCGCCAACGCGCGCGCGTGCGGGGCGCCGGACGTCGAGCTCGTCGACGCGGCGTTCGCGAGCGCGCGCGAGCCGCACGTGCGCGCGGTCGCCGCGCTGTGGTCGCCGCGCACGGGCATCGTCGACGCCGTCGGCCTCGCGGCGTCCTTCGCGGCGGAGGCGGAGGCTTCGGGCGCGGCGTGTCTCACGTCGCGCGAAGTGGTCGGGCTCGCGCGCACGCGCGACGGGTGGCGCGTCGACGTGCGCGAGCCCGACGGCGCGCGCGGCGCGATCGCCGCGCTCGCGGTCGTCGACGCGGCCGGCCTCGAGGCCGACCGCGTGGCCGCGCTCGCCGGCATCGACGTCGACGCCGCCGGCCTGCGCCTGCACCCGTGCAAGGGGAGCTACTTCGCGCTCGCGCCCGGAGCGCCGCTCGCGTTCCGCGGGCTCGTGTATCCGCTGCCGGCCGGCGGCGGGCTCGGCGTGCACGCGACGCTCGACCTCGGCGGGCGCGTGCGCTTCGGCCCGGACGCGGAGTACGTCGCGCCCGAGGCGCGCGACGACGTGCGCGTCGACCCGGCGAAGGCCGCCGCGTTCGCGCGCGCGATCGCGCGCTATGCGCCCGGCATCCGCGAGGAGTGGCTCGCGCCGGACGACGCCGGTGTGCGGCCCAAGCTCGCGGGGCCGGGCGAGCCGTTCCGCGACTTCGTGGTGCGCGAGGAGAGCGCGCACGGCGCGCCGGGCTTCGTGAGCTGCGTCGGGATCGAGTCGCCCGGGCTCACCGCCGCCGCGTCGCTCGCGCGCCGCGTGGCCGCGCTGCTCGCGTCACTCTGA
- a CDS encoding phytanoyl-CoA dioxygenase family protein — protein sequence MTTPSFSLTPSEARAYREDGFFVREAQFAPAELDAMRAAAERVVAVAGAAAQASPAYAIDGNRYVDTDGITVQFEHAEGTATIRVIEPFHHLDPLFDALLDDPRIVEPMRGVLGCDRVAVWTDKMNLKRPREGSRFRWHQDSPYWTHVCAHVDRLPNVMVALDDASERNGCFRVVRGSHTKGCLPGIHDGSRLGPLFTDPTAFDESRQVPIAVPAGSLVFFSPHTVHGSLPNESDEPRRALVLTYQPAGFPMFKREGVREAGAASAAG from the coding sequence ATGACGACCCCCTCCTTCTCCCTGACCCCGTCCGAGGCGCGCGCCTATCGCGAGGACGGCTTCTTCGTCCGCGAGGCGCAGTTCGCGCCCGCCGAGCTCGACGCGATGCGCGCGGCCGCCGAGCGCGTCGTCGCCGTCGCGGGCGCCGCGGCGCAGGCGAGCCCGGCCTACGCGATCGACGGCAACCGCTACGTCGACACCGACGGCATCACCGTGCAGTTCGAGCACGCCGAGGGCACCGCGACGATCCGCGTGATCGAGCCGTTCCACCACCTCGACCCGCTGTTCGACGCCCTGCTCGACGACCCGCGCATCGTCGAGCCGATGCGCGGCGTGCTCGGCTGCGACCGCGTCGCGGTGTGGACCGACAAGATGAACCTGAAGCGCCCTCGCGAGGGGTCGCGCTTCCGCTGGCACCAGGACTCGCCCTACTGGACGCACGTCTGCGCGCACGTCGACCGGCTGCCGAACGTCATGGTCGCGCTCGACGACGCGAGCGAGCGCAACGGCTGCTTCCGCGTCGTGCGCGGCAGCCACACGAAGGGCTGCCTCCCGGGCATCCACGACGGCTCGCGGCTCGGCCCGCTGTTCACGGACCCGACGGCCTTCGACGAGTCGCGGCAGGTGCCGATCGCGGTGCCCGCCGGGTCGCTCGTCTTCTTCAGCCCGCACACCGTGCACGGCTCGCTGCCCAACGAGTCCGACGAGCCGCGGCGCGCGCTCGTGCTGACCTATCAGCCCGCGGGCTTCCCGATGTTCAAGCGCGAGGGCGTGCGCGAGGCGGGCGCCGCGAGCGCCGCCGGGTGA
- the typA gene encoding translational GTPase TypA, translated as MSTTASAGRPLASSAARKDLRNLAIIAHVDHGKTTLVDGLLRQSGVFRANQEVAERVMDSGDLERERGITILSKNTAIEFEGVRIQLVDTPGHADFGGEVERVLGMVDACLLLVDAVDGVMPQTRFVLRKALGHGLRPVLVVNKVDRPEQRAEAVVDEVFDLLVELGADDEQLDFPVVYASAKKGIASRDLEAIVAGRAVDLRPLLETILEHAPAPAVDVDAPLQFQAVTLGWDDFVGRLVIGRVERGTLVRGATVQRVTQEGAHETFRATKLFGTRGLERVELERASAGEIVVLAGIDSIQIGDTVCDPAVPEALAPIAVDPPTIRVHFSINSSPFAGREGKFVTSRQIADRLEREALGNPSVKIGATGSRDTFEVAGRGELQIAILIETMRREGYEFSVSRPEIITRVVDGAKCEPVEDVVIEVPEASAGAVMEKLPQRKGRLVSMHQHDDRVTMAFVVPSRGLFGYRTEFLTDTRGEGQLHRTVRGYEPWAGDLTARGVGAIVATEAGKATTHAIFGIQERATLFVSPGDPVYEGQVCGENRRPGDMNVNVCRAKKLTNVRAAGRDENEMVTPARRLTIESALEWIEDDELLEVTPKSLRLRKRILDKSFRKR; from the coding sequence ATGAGCACGACTGCATCCGCCGGAAGACCGCTCGCCTCGAGCGCCGCGCGCAAGGATCTGCGCAACCTCGCCATCATCGCGCACGTCGATCACGGCAAGACGACGCTCGTCGACGGGCTCTTGCGCCAGTCGGGCGTGTTCCGCGCGAACCAGGAGGTGGCGGAGCGCGTGATGGACTCGGGCGACCTCGAGCGCGAGCGCGGCATCACGATCCTCTCGAAGAACACCGCGATCGAGTTCGAGGGCGTGCGCATCCAGCTCGTCGACACGCCGGGCCACGCCGACTTCGGCGGCGAGGTCGAGCGCGTGCTCGGGATGGTCGACGCGTGCCTGCTGCTCGTCGACGCGGTCGACGGCGTGATGCCGCAGACGCGCTTCGTGCTGCGCAAGGCGCTCGGGCACGGCCTGCGCCCCGTGCTCGTCGTGAACAAGGTCGACCGCCCCGAGCAGCGCGCGGAGGCGGTCGTCGACGAGGTGTTCGACCTGCTCGTCGAGCTCGGCGCCGACGACGAGCAGCTCGACTTCCCGGTCGTGTACGCCTCCGCGAAGAAGGGCATCGCGTCGCGCGACCTCGAGGCGATCGTCGCCGGCCGCGCGGTCGACCTGCGGCCGCTCCTCGAGACCATCCTCGAGCACGCGCCCGCGCCGGCCGTCGACGTCGACGCGCCGCTCCAGTTCCAGGCGGTGACGCTCGGCTGGGACGACTTCGTGGGCCGCCTCGTGATCGGCCGCGTCGAGCGCGGCACGCTCGTGCGCGGCGCGACCGTCCAGCGCGTGACGCAGGAAGGCGCGCACGAGACGTTCCGCGCGACGAAGCTGTTCGGCACGCGCGGGCTCGAGCGCGTCGAGCTCGAGCGCGCGAGCGCGGGCGAGATCGTCGTGCTCGCCGGCATCGACTCGATCCAGATCGGCGACACGGTGTGCGACCCCGCCGTGCCCGAGGCGCTCGCGCCGATCGCGGTCGACCCGCCGACGATCCGCGTGCACTTCTCGATCAACTCGTCGCCGTTCGCGGGCCGCGAGGGCAAGTTCGTCACGAGCCGCCAGATCGCCGATCGCCTCGAGCGCGAGGCGCTCGGCAACCCGTCGGTGAAGATCGGCGCGACGGGCTCGCGCGACACGTTCGAGGTGGCCGGCCGCGGCGAGCTGCAGATCGCGATCCTGATCGAGACGATGCGCCGCGAGGGCTACGAGTTCTCCGTGTCGCGGCCCGAGATCATCACGCGCGTGGTCGACGGCGCGAAGTGCGAGCCGGTCGAGGACGTGGTGATCGAGGTGCCCGAGGCGAGCGCGGGCGCGGTGATGGAGAAGCTGCCGCAGCGCAAGGGCCGGCTCGTCTCGATGCACCAGCACGACGACCGCGTGACGATGGCGTTCGTCGTGCCGAGTCGCGGCCTGTTCGGCTACCGCACCGAGTTCCTCACCGACACGCGCGGCGAGGGGCAGCTGCATCGGACCGTGCGCGGCTACGAGCCCTGGGCGGGCGACCTCACCGCGCGCGGCGTCGGCGCGATCGTCGCGACCGAGGCCGGCAAGGCGACGACGCACGCGATCTTCGGCATCCAGGAGCGCGCGACGCTCTTCGTCTCGCCCGGCGACCCCGTCTACGAGGGGCAGGTGTGCGGCGAGAACCGCCGGCCGGGCGACATGAACGTCAACGTGTGCCGCGCGAAGAAGCTCACGAACGTGCGCGCGGCCGGGCGCGACGAGAACGAGATGGTGACGCCCGCGCGCCGGCTCACGATCGAGTCCGCCCTCGAGTGGATCGAGGACGACGAGCTGCTCGAGGTCACGCCGAAGTCGCTCCGTCTGCGCAAGCGCATCCTCGACAAGAGCTTCCGCAAGCGCTGA
- a CDS encoding carbohydrate kinase family protein codes for MSILVSGSVAYDHIMVFEDRFKHHILPDKVHVLNVSFVVPTLDKRWGGTAANIAYNLRIVGEDPIVLATAGRDFDPYLEHMRACGLRTDGVLVLGDAMTAQAFITTDLDDNQITAFHPGAMTRAHEAKISSVADAGRVRVGIVAPNGKQAMQEHAAALKSAGTTCVVDPGQALPLFDGDELLALLDGASVYVVNDYEWALTLEKTGESAEAIAERVGAVVITRGGEGSELRRGGRTDAAVSLASERCVVPAVKALAIVDPTGCGDSYRAGLLHALHRGLPLETGARIGSLFGALKIARPGPQSIPLDAAAFRERYVREYGEGF; via the coding sequence ATGTCGATTCTCGTGAGCGGATCGGTCGCGTACGACCACATCATGGTCTTCGAGGACCGCTTCAAGCACCACATCCTGCCCGACAAGGTCCACGTGCTGAACGTGTCGTTCGTCGTGCCGACGCTCGACAAGCGCTGGGGCGGCACGGCGGCGAACATCGCCTACAACCTGCGCATCGTGGGCGAGGACCCGATCGTGCTCGCCACCGCCGGGCGCGACTTCGATCCGTACCTCGAGCACATGCGCGCGTGCGGGCTGCGCACGGACGGCGTGCTCGTGCTCGGCGACGCGATGACGGCGCAGGCGTTCATCACGACCGATCTCGACGACAACCAGATCACGGCGTTCCACCCCGGCGCGATGACGCGCGCGCACGAGGCGAAGATCTCGTCGGTCGCCGACGCGGGGCGCGTGCGCGTCGGCATCGTCGCGCCGAACGGCAAGCAGGCGATGCAGGAGCACGCCGCGGCGCTCAAGTCCGCGGGCACGACCTGCGTCGTCGACCCCGGCCAGGCGCTGCCGCTGTTCGACGGCGACGAGCTGCTCGCGCTGCTCGACGGCGCGTCCGTCTACGTCGTGAACGACTACGAGTGGGCGCTCACGCTCGAGAAGACGGGCGAGAGCGCGGAGGCGATCGCCGAGCGCGTCGGCGCGGTCGTCATCACGCGCGGCGGCGAGGGCTCGGAGCTGCGGCGCGGCGGTCGCACCGACGCGGCGGTGTCGCTCGCCTCGGAGCGCTGCGTCGTCCCGGCGGTGAAGGCCCTCGCGATCGTCGACCCGACGGGCTGCGGAGACTCGTACCGCGCGGGCCTCCTGCACGCGCTGCACCGCGGCCTCCCGCTCGAGACGGGCGCGCGCATCGGGTCGCTGTTCGGCGCGCTCAAGATCGCGCGCCCCGGCCCGCAGAGCATTCCGCTCGACGCCGCCGCGTTCCGCGAACGCTATGTGCGGGAGTACGGCGAAGGCTTCTGA
- a CDS encoding sodium:calcium antiporter, giving the protein MDTAPRDRGRDLAWFGLGIALPVPWVVASAVGGLGLPAGWVAVLSGLAILGAAFMLSWSCEIGERYIPQAFALLVLALVGVLPEYAVDLSFAWKAGEDPAWAHYAVANMTGANRLLIGVGWAAVVLITCWKSGTRELEIAHGQRLELRFLIWATLYSFVIPLNGKIDLLDAVVLLGLFGAYVVAAMRGDRHEEEELLGPALLIDVNFSDLGRRLWAVFLFGCAGWSIWVSAEPFAHSLVMVGRSSAIDEFLLVQWVAPLASESPEFVVALLFALRVRGSIGIGALVSSKVNQWTLLVGALPLAFMLSSGGWSGLPLDERQTHELYLTSAQSLFAAILLADLAFSRAEAIALFALFAVQLLLPSTHVWFTWLYLAGAAGLLLFGPRAKTRGFLSLVTSLPSSDRAARRASGSGAGSASAPGA; this is encoded by the coding sequence GTGGACACGGCGCCCCGCGACCGCGGTCGCGACCTCGCGTGGTTCGGGCTCGGCATCGCGCTGCCGGTGCCGTGGGTCGTCGCGAGCGCCGTCGGTGGACTCGGCCTCCCGGCGGGCTGGGTCGCCGTGCTGTCGGGCCTCGCGATCCTGGGCGCGGCCTTCATGCTGTCGTGGTCGTGCGAGATCGGCGAGCGCTACATCCCGCAGGCGTTCGCACTGCTCGTGCTCGCACTCGTCGGCGTGCTGCCCGAGTACGCGGTCGACCTCTCGTTCGCGTGGAAGGCGGGCGAGGATCCCGCCTGGGCGCACTACGCCGTCGCCAACATGACGGGCGCCAACCGGCTCTTGATCGGCGTCGGCTGGGCGGCGGTCGTGCTGATCACGTGCTGGAAGTCGGGCACGCGCGAGCTCGAGATCGCGCACGGGCAGCGCCTCGAGCTGCGCTTCCTGATCTGGGCGACGCTCTACTCGTTCGTCATCCCGCTCAACGGGAAGATCGACCTGCTCGACGCCGTCGTGCTGCTCGGCCTCTTCGGCGCCTACGTCGTCGCGGCGATGCGCGGCGACCGCCACGAGGAGGAGGAGCTGCTCGGGCCGGCGCTGCTGATCGACGTGAACTTCAGCGACCTCGGGCGCCGCCTGTGGGCCGTCTTCCTGTTCGGTTGCGCGGGCTGGTCGATCTGGGTGTCGGCCGAGCCCTTCGCGCACAGCCTCGTGATGGTCGGGCGGAGCTCGGCGATCGACGAGTTCCTGCTCGTGCAGTGGGTCGCGCCGCTCGCGTCGGAGTCGCCGGAGTTCGTGGTCGCGCTGCTCTTCGCGCTGCGCGTGCGCGGGTCGATCGGCATCGGCGCGCTCGTCTCGTCGAAGGTGAACCAGTGGACGCTGCTCGTCGGCGCGCTGCCGCTCGCCTTCATGCTGTCGTCGGGAGGCTGGAGCGGGCTCCCGCTCGACGAGCGCCAGACGCACGAGCTGTACCTGACGTCGGCGCAGTCGCTCTTCGCGGCGATCCTGCTGGCGGACCTCGCGTTCTCGCGCGCCGAGGCGATCGCGCTCTTCGCGCTGTTCGCCGTGCAGCTCCTGCTGCCCTCGACGCACGTGTGGTTCACGTGGCTCTACCTCGCGGGTGCCGCGGGCCTCCTGCTCTTCGGGCCGCGCGCGAAGACGCGCGGCTTCCTCTCGCTCGTCACCTCGCTGCCGTCGAGCGACCGCGCCGCGCGGCGTGCGTCGGGGAGCGGCGCGGGGAGCGCCTCGGCGCCCGGCGCGTGA
- a CDS encoding acyl-CoA desaturase, giving the protein MASPIPTTPEANLDLPAPLEAAPRAAAAAPAAAPGERDADGAWSRQAALSAAIYWTIHAACLLAFFTGVGATEVALCLGLFWLRMFAITGGYHRYFSHRAYRTSRAFQFALAVLGCMAVQKGPLWWAAGHRRHHRFSDRDGDMHSPRRGFWYSHQAWIFDDAWGRTEIELVPDLARYPELVWLNRWHVVPPALLAAGLFAAGGLSWLVFGFCISTTLLWHATYSINSLAHLFGSRRYETGDDSRNNLWLALLTLGEGWHNNHHKYMPAARNGFFWWEIDVTWYALRALARLGVVWQLREVPAQLLEASAHDARR; this is encoded by the coding sequence ATGGCCAGCCCGATCCCGACGACGCCCGAAGCGAACCTCGACCTGCCCGCGCCGCTCGAGGCCGCGCCGCGGGCGGCGGCCGCGGCGCCCGCCGCCGCTCCCGGCGAGCGCGACGCCGACGGCGCGTGGTCGCGCCAGGCCGCGCTCTCCGCGGCGATCTACTGGACCATCCACGCGGCGTGCCTGCTCGCGTTCTTCACCGGCGTCGGCGCGACCGAGGTCGCGCTCTGCCTCGGCCTCTTCTGGCTGCGCATGTTCGCCATCACCGGCGGCTACCACCGCTACTTCTCGCACCGCGCCTACCGCACGAGCCGCGCCTTCCAGTTCGCCCTCGCCGTGCTCGGCTGCATGGCGGTGCAGAAGGGGCCGCTCTGGTGGGCGGCCGGGCACCGCCGCCACCACCGCTTCTCCGATCGCGACGGCGACATGCACTCGCCGCGCCGGGGCTTCTGGTACTCGCACCAGGCGTGGATCTTCGACGACGCGTGGGGGCGCACCGAGATCGAGCTCGTTCCCGACCTCGCGCGCTACCCCGAGCTCGTGTGGCTGAACCGCTGGCACGTCGTGCCGCCCGCCCTGCTCGCGGCGGGGCTCTTCGCGGCGGGCGGGCTCTCGTGGCTCGTCTTCGGCTTCTGCATCTCGACGACGCTGCTCTGGCACGCGACCTACTCGATCAACTCGCTCGCCCACCTGTTCGGGTCGCGCCGCTACGAGACGGGCGACGACAGCCGCAACAACCTGTGGCTCGCGCTGCTCACGCTCGGCGAGGGCTGGCACAACAACCACCACAAGTACATGCCGGCCGCGCGCAACGGCTTCTTCTGGTGGGAGATCGACGTCACCTGGTACGCGCTGCGCGCGCTCGCGCGGCTCGGCGTCGTCTGGCAGCTGCGCGAAGTTCCCGCCCAGCTCCTCGAGGCGTCGGCGCACGACGCGCGCCGCTAG
- the purN gene encoding phosphoribosylglycinamide formyltransferase — protein sequence MTAPLRVAVLLSGSGTSLENLFEHIDRGLPARVVVAISSKEDAFGLERARRRGVPTAVVSRRALRDIDAFNDALHAELARHEVDLVALLGFLSLFQSRGKYDGRAINVHPALIPAFSGPGFYGHRVHEAVLAKGAKVSGATVHFTDDAYDRGPILLQEAVPVLESDTPDALAARVQAAERRLVPEAIRLIAEGRVRIADGRTFLHR from the coding sequence ATGACGGCGCCGCTGCGCGTCGCCGTCCTGCTGTCGGGCAGCGGCACGAGCCTCGAGAACCTCTTCGAGCACATCGACCGCGGGCTGCCCGCGCGGGTCGTCGTCGCGATCTCGTCGAAGGAGGACGCGTTCGGCCTCGAGCGCGCGCGCCGCCGCGGCGTGCCGACGGCCGTCGTGTCGCGGCGCGCGCTGCGCGACATCGACGCCTTCAACGACGCGCTCCACGCCGAGCTCGCACGCCACGAGGTCGACCTCGTCGCGCTGCTCGGCTTCCTCTCGCTCTTCCAGTCGCGCGGCAAGTACGACGGCCGCGCGATCAACGTGCACCCCGCGCTCATCCCCGCCTTCAGCGGCCCGGGCTTCTACGGCCACCGCGTGCACGAAGCCGTGCTCGCGAAGGGCGCGAAGGTGAGCGGCGCGACCGTGCACTTCACCGACGACGCCTACGACCGCGGCCCGATCCTGCTGCAGGAGGCGGTGCCCGTGCTCGAGAGCGACACGCCCGACGCGCTCGCGGCACGCGTCCAGGCCGCCGAGCGGCGGCTCGTGCCCGAGGCGATCCGCCTGATCGCCGAGGGGCGCGTGCGGATCGCCGACGGCCGCACCTTCCTGCACCGCTGA
- a CDS encoding protein phosphatase 2C domain-containing protein → MSDAPRAHRLLGARCVEVGSVEGVAQGACAIALSRGGAAKVYDHTEPNEDAAAFAEGAGGVLLAVADGHDGAHGAEAAIAAVVDAIAPAACAATPPVAGGADAGRAWNDWLYAALQTASARAIADAAARRLPPAPTTLAIALVRPGDDLVAWAGVGDSHVLACAAERVEERGWAALGAHASPHFLGLPEETWHRANTALGCAPLGGLRALALATDGLSEVGIGVDHPEEAVAEALAVARGVAVPPACRAQRFARALAEAALAAHRRRRSGDNVAVAAWVAPDAARSE, encoded by the coding sequence GTGAGCGACGCGCCGCGCGCGCACCGCCTGCTCGGCGCGCGCTGCGTCGAGGTCGGGAGCGTCGAGGGCGTCGCGCAGGGCGCGTGCGCCATCGCCCTCTCGCGCGGCGGCGCGGCCAAGGTCTACGACCACACCGAGCCCAACGAGGACGCCGCCGCCTTCGCGGAGGGCGCGGGCGGCGTCCTGCTCGCGGTGGCTGACGGCCACGACGGCGCGCACGGCGCGGAGGCCGCGATCGCCGCGGTCGTCGATGCGATCGCGCCCGCGGCGTGCGCGGCGACGCCGCCGGTCGCGGGCGGAGCGGACGCGGGCCGCGCGTGGAACGACTGGCTCTACGCCGCGCTGCAGACGGCGAGCGCGCGCGCGATCGCCGACGCCGCCGCGCGCCGGCTCCCGCCCGCGCCGACGACGCTCGCGATCGCGCTCGTGCGCCCCGGCGACGACCTCGTCGCGTGGGCCGGCGTCGGCGACAGCCACGTGCTGGCGTGCGCCGCGGAGCGCGTCGAGGAGCGCGGCTGGGCGGCGCTCGGCGCGCACGCGTCGCCGCACTTCCTCGGCCTCCCCGAGGAGACGTGGCACCGCGCCAACACCGCGCTCGGCTGCGCGCCGCTCGGCGGCCTGCGCGCGCTCGCGCTCGCGACGGACGGGCTCTCCGAGGTCGGCATCGGCGTCGATCACCCCGAGGAGGCGGTCGCCGAAGCGCTCGCCGTCGCACGGGGCGTCGCCGTGCCGCCGGCCTGCCGGGCACAGCGCTTCGCGCGCGCACTCGCCGAGGCCGCGCTCGCCGCGCACCGGCGCCGCCGGAGCGGCGACAACGTGGCGGTCGCCGCGTGGGTCGCGCCCGACGCCGCGCGCTCAGAGTGA
- the metF gene encoding methylenetetrahydrofolate reductase [NAD(P)H]: MRIADLYGNGRPVISFEFFPPKTEAGFASLFRTIAELAHVAPDFVSVTMGAGGGTRDKTIDLVKRIQHDTGVTAMCHLPCISYSRAEIANILDGLERAGIENVLALGGDPPADEPQFAPPSDAFAYASELVAFIRQGPWSFSIGGGCYPEVHPRALSADDDLRHLVRKVAAGTDFLITQLFFANDDYFRFVDRARAAGVRVPIVPGIMPIVSASNVRRMAQLSNAKIPAELDRRLDAASGDEAVAAVGVEWATGQCRDLLARGAPGLHFYTLNRSPATRRIHAALFGAADGARSA, from the coding sequence ATGCGCATCGCGGACCTGTACGGCAACGGACGTCCCGTCATCTCGTTCGAGTTCTTCCCGCCGAAGACGGAGGCGGGCTTCGCATCGCTGTTCCGCACGATCGCCGAGCTCGCGCACGTCGCGCCCGACTTCGTGTCCGTCACGATGGGCGCGGGCGGCGGCACGCGCGACAAGACGATCGACCTCGTGAAGCGGATCCAGCACGACACCGGCGTCACCGCGATGTGCCACCTGCCGTGCATCAGCTATTCGCGCGCCGAGATCGCGAACATCCTCGACGGGCTCGAGCGCGCCGGCATCGAGAACGTGCTCGCGCTCGGCGGCGACCCGCCGGCCGACGAGCCGCAGTTCGCGCCGCCGAGCGACGCGTTCGCCTATGCGAGCGAGCTCGTCGCCTTCATCCGACAGGGGCCGTGGTCGTTCTCGATCGGCGGGGGCTGCTATCCGGAAGTGCATCCGCGCGCGCTCTCCGCGGACGACGACCTCCGCCACCTCGTGCGCAAGGTCGCCGCCGGCACCGACTTCCTCATCACGCAGCTCTTCTTCGCGAACGACGACTACTTCCGCTTCGTCGACCGCGCGCGCGCCGCCGGCGTCCGCGTGCCGATCGTGCCCGGCATCATGCCGATCGTGAGCGCGTCGAACGTGCGGCGCATGGCGCAGCTCTCGAACGCGAAGATCCCGGCCGAGCTCGACCGCCGGCTCGACGCGGCGAGCGGCGACGAGGCGGTCGCGGCGGTCGGCGTCGAGTGGGCGACCGGGCAGTGCCGCGACCTGCTCGCGCGCGGCGCCCCCGGACTCCACTTCTACACGCTGAACCGCTCGCCGGCGACGCGTCGCATCCACGCGGCGCTCTTCGGCGCGGCGGACGGCGCGCGCTCCGCCTGA
- the thrH gene encoding bifunctional phosphoserine phosphatase/homoserine phosphotransferase ThrH encodes MELACLDLEGVLIPEIWIEFAERTRIDALRATTRDIPDYDVLMKQRLAILKEHGLGLADIQQVIGGMRPLEGAADFLAWLRARFQVIILSDTFYEFAAPLMAQLGHPTLFCHRLESDASGTIVDYHLRQKDPKRKAVQALHGLNFRIIAAGDSYNDTTMLAEADAGILFRPPQNVIDEFPQFPVATTYDALAREFARASLRDVDA; translated from the coding sequence GTGGAGCTCGCCTGTCTCGACCTCGAAGGCGTCCTGATCCCCGAGATCTGGATCGAGTTCGCCGAACGCACGCGCATCGATGCGCTGCGCGCGACGACGCGCGACATCCCCGACTACGACGTGCTGATGAAGCAGCGCCTCGCGATCCTGAAGGAGCACGGGCTCGGGCTCGCCGACATCCAGCAGGTGATCGGCGGCATGCGTCCGCTCGAGGGAGCGGCCGACTTCCTCGCGTGGCTGCGCGCGCGCTTCCAGGTGATCATCCTCTCCGACACGTTCTACGAGTTCGCCGCGCCGCTCATGGCGCAGCTCGGACACCCGACGCTGTTCTGCCACCGCCTCGAGTCCGACGCGAGCGGCACGATCGTCGACTACCACCTGCGCCAGAAGGACCCGAAGCGCAAGGCCGTCCAGGCCCTGCACGGCCTGAACTTCCGCATCATCGCCGCCGGCGACTCGTACAACGACACGACGATGCTCGCCGAGGCCGACGCGGGGATCCTGTTCCGCCCGCCGCAGAACGTGATCGACGAGTTCCCGCAGTTCCCCGTCGCGACGACGTACGACGCGCTCGCGCGCGAGTTCGCGCGCGCCTCGCTGCGCGACGTCGACGCCTAG